A stretch of Fusobacterium periodonticum ATCC 33693 DNA encodes these proteins:
- a CDS encoding AAA family ATPase, which translates to MANMIMILGESGTGKSTSIENLNEKETFIIQAVDKPLPFKSFKKRYSLRSKENPKGNRFISDRPEIIMKILSTLDKEKEIKNIIIDDSQYIMANEFMRRAKEKGYEKFTEIGQNFYNLVDKANSMREDINVIFLQHIEVTDDGRKKAKTIGKLIDDKVGLEGRFTIVLATEIEDGVYYFRTQNNGNDTCKSPKGMFDELKIPNDLNYVIQKSNEYFN; encoded by the coding sequence ATGGCAAACATGATAATGATTCTTGGGGAAAGTGGAACAGGAAAATCTACAAGCATTGAGAATTTAAATGAAAAGGAAACTTTTATTATTCAAGCTGTTGATAAACCTTTACCATTCAAAAGTTTTAAAAAAAGATATTCTTTAAGAAGCAAAGAAAATCCGAAAGGTAATAGATTTATAAGTGATAGACCTGAAATAATTATGAAAATCTTAAGTACTTTAGATAAAGAAAAAGAAATTAAAAATATTATCATAGATGATTCTCAATATATCATGGCAAATGAATTTATGAGAAGAGCAAAAGAAAAAGGTTATGAAAAATTTACCGAGATAGGACAAAACTTCTATAACTTAGTTGATAAAGCTAACTCTATGAGAGAAGACATAAATGTAATCTTTTTACAACATATAGAAGTTACAGATGACGGAAGAAAAAAAGCAAAAACTATAGGTAAATTGATTGATGATAAAGTAGGTTTGGAAGGTAGATTCACTATAGTTTTAGCGACAGAAATTGAAGATGGTGTTTATTATTTTAGAACCCAAAACAATGGTAATGATACTTGTAAAAGTCCGAAAGGGATGTTTGATGAATTAAAAATTCCAAACGACTTAAATTATGTAATACAAAAATCAAACGAATATTTTAATTAA
- a CDS encoding 3'-5' exonuclease, which yields MNKIIFIDTETGGVNPEKATLIQLSGIIRIDKKDVEKFNFYIKPFKNSEVNEKALEVQGRTLEELKTDKYVEEKEVYKQFINLLDKYIDKYDRTDKFIVAGYNVRFDVDILKAFFQRHGNNFLFSYLDSSMLDPLYSIRLLQIAEILPVLENNKLETWCKHFGIELKAHDSLENIEATKKLIGKLISLIRK from the coding sequence ATGAATAAGATAATTTTTATAGATACAGAAACAGGTGGAGTTAATCCAGAAAAAGCTACACTAATACAACTTTCAGGAATAATAAGAATTGATAAAAAAGATGTAGAAAAATTTAATTTTTACATAAAACCTTTTAAAAATTCAGAAGTAAATGAAAAAGCTTTGGAAGTTCAAGGAAGAACATTAGAGGAACTAAAAACAGATAAATATGTTGAAGAAAAAGAAGTTTATAAACAATTTATAAATCTTCTTGACAAATATATAGATAAGTATGATAGAACAGATAAATTTATTGTTGCTGGATATAACGTAAGGTTTGATGTTGACATATTGAAAGCATTTTTTCAAAGACACGGAAATAATTTCTTATTTAGTTATTTAGATTCTTCTATGTTAGATCCTTTGTACTCGATTAGATTATTACAGATAGCTGAGATTTTACCAGTTTTAGAAAATAATAAACTTGAAACTTGGTGTAAACATTTTGGAATTGAGTTAAAAGCTCATGATAGTTTAGAAAACATAGAAGCAACAAAGAAGCTTATTGGAAAATTAATTTCATTAATTAGGAAGTGA
- a CDS encoding siphovirus Gp157 family protein, which translates to MKLYEITSEMRALDELFLSCIDEETGEVKDDGVIDILEQELKLQLQTKGAGIIKSFKNSEAMLNGVDEEIKRLQALKKSISNQINSRKEYIVRNMEMMGITKIETELGNLSLRKSKSVNIYDESLIDKKFIEIETKEKISKTEIKKAIEAGENVQGANIVEKNSLNIK; encoded by the coding sequence ATGAAATTATATGAAATAACAAGTGAAATGAGAGCTTTAGATGAATTGTTTTTAAGCTGCATAGATGAAGAAACTGGAGAAGTTAAAGATGATGGTGTGATTGATATTTTAGAACAAGAATTAAAATTGCAATTGCAAACAAAAGGAGCAGGAATAATCAAATCTTTTAAAAACTCTGAAGCAATGTTAAATGGAGTTGATGAAGAAATAAAAAGACTTCAAGCTTTAAAAAAATCTATTTCTAATCAAATAAATAGTAGAAAAGAATACATAGTTAGAAATATGGAAATGATGGGAATTACTAAAATAGAAACAGAACTTGGAAACCTAAGTTTAAGAAAATCAAAATCAGTAAATATCTATGATGAAAGCTTAATAGATAAGAAATTTATTGAGATAGAAACAAAAGAAAAAATCTCAAAAACTGAAATTAAGAAAGCTATTGAAGCTGGAGAAAATGTGCAAGGTGCAAATATAGTAGAAAAGAATAGTTTAAATATAAAGTAA
- a CDS encoding ribbon-helix-helix protein, CopG family: MFTLPKKREKRVAGRLTEVVRVRYSTLEYIDEMVEESGLSRQEIIDRAIRYAYDDLEWEEE, from the coding sequence ATGTTTACATTACCAAAGAAAAGAGAAAAGAGAGTTGCTGGAAGACTTACTGAGGTAGTAAGAGTTAGATATTCAACTCTTGAGTATATTGATGAAATGGTTGAAGAAAGTGGCTTATCAAGACAAGAAATAATAGATAGAGCAATTAGATATGCTTATGATGATTTAGAATGGGAGGAAGAATAA
- a CDS encoding HNH endonuclease signature motif containing protein: MKKYTDEMIEFLREVTPQKTYKEITELFNKKFNLDVTTEIIKSLLSRMKIHTGTRGCLYKKGSIPWNKGKKGYMGANKTSFKKGNKPKNWKPIGSERIDIDGYTLIKIADPREWALKHRIVWEQHHKKKIPRGSVIIFADGNKSNLSIENLICVTREELKVLNKCRLISSVPELTKTGLNIAKIRIKLAELRKEKK, translated from the coding sequence ATGAAAAAATACACTGATGAAATGATTGAATTTTTGAGAGAAGTTACTCCACAGAAAACATATAAAGAAATAACGGAGCTTTTCAATAAAAAATTTAATTTAGATGTAACTACAGAAATAATAAAAAGCCTTCTTAGTAGAATGAAAATCCACACTGGAACAAGAGGTTGCCTTTATAAAAAAGGATCTATCCCGTGGAATAAGGGAAAGAAGGGGTATATGGGAGCTAACAAAACTTCTTTCAAAAAAGGTAATAAGCCAAAGAATTGGAAACCAATTGGAAGTGAAAGAATTGATATAGATGGTTATACCCTTATAAAAATAGCAGATCCAAGAGAATGGGCTTTAAAACATAGAATTGTATGGGAACAACATCATAAAAAGAAGATTCCAAGAGGCTCTGTAATTATCTTCGCTGATGGTAATAAAAGCAATTTAAGTATAGAAAATTTAATTTGCGTAACAAGAGAAGAGTTGAAGGTTCTGAATAAATGTAGATTAATTAGCTCTGTTCCAGAGCTCACAAAAACAGGTTTGAATATAGCAAAAATAAGAATTAAGTTGGCAGAATTAAGGAAGGAGAAAAAATGA
- a CDS encoding HNH endonuclease signature motif containing protein yields MKFSEEQIEFLKNFKGEKTLKELATLLKEKYGVETISINYFRKCLRKLNVDYKYEKYNAGCFKRGFSAWNKGVKTGVKPRRYDKNGDVIWLEKPIGSERVEKKGYTLVKTKVPNTWEYKQRVIWKEIHGEIPSNHVIIFADGNKSNFDIDNLICISKNELRQLNRYKLKKDDADLTKVGIGIVKLKHTAWKLKSKKKD; encoded by the coding sequence ATGAAGTTTAGTGAAGAGCAAATAGAGTTTCTTAAAAATTTTAAAGGTGAAAAAACTTTAAAAGAATTAGCTACTCTTTTAAAAGAAAAATATGGAGTTGAGACTATAAGCATTAACTACTTCAGGAAATGCCTAAGAAAATTAAACGTAGATTACAAATATGAAAAATATAATGCAGGTTGTTTTAAAAGAGGTTTTTCCGCATGGAACAAAGGGGTTAAAACAGGCGTAAAGCCTAGAAGATATGATAAAAATGGAGATGTTATTTGGTTAGAAAAGCCAATCGGAAGTGAGAGAGTTGAAAAAAAAGGATATACTCTCGTGAAAACAAAAGTTCCAAACACTTGGGAGTACAAGCAAAGAGTTATTTGGAAAGAAATTCATGGAGAAATCCCATCTAATCATGTGATCATCTTTGCAGATGGAAATAAATCTAATTTCGATATAGATAATTTAATCTGTATATCAAAAAATGAATTAAGACAATTAAATCGTTATAAATTAAAAAAAGATGATGCAGACTTAACGAAAGTGGGGATAGGTATTGTTAAGTTAAAACATACTGCTTGGAAATTAAAGAGTAAAAAGAAGGATTAA
- a CDS encoding tyrosine-type recombinase/integrase — protein MEENLITEFKYELLKSFSDDEAFKIESILRSILYKNQNALVVSDGQGNLELIKQFVIQKKVQNLSDRTIKYYVLTLELFNSFLRNKPFQTVTSNDVISFLGSKMYKDKVTSTTANNLRRNLSSFFTFLQEFDFILKNPMARVKKINEVREKKKAFSATELAKIRKVFTNKRDRAIFELLLHSGIRVGGLCGLKFDDINFSDKTLTVFEKGRKYRTVYFNEEAEFYLKEYLEERQHLDTKEKHIFVSLLKPYKKLQISGVEIMIRQAGKEAGVNNVHPHRFRRTFATTAWKKGMSIIDIKNLLGHKKLDTTQIYLDETEGLTKAAYNKVF, from the coding sequence ATGGAAGAAAATTTAATAACAGAATTTAAATATGAATTATTAAAGAGCTTTTCTGATGATGAAGCTTTTAAAATAGAAAGTATTTTAAGGAGCATTCTTTATAAGAATCAAAATGCTTTAGTCGTAAGTGATGGGCAAGGAAATTTAGAATTAATTAAACAGTTTGTAATACAGAAGAAAGTGCAAAATTTAAGTGACAGAACTATAAAATATTATGTTTTAACTCTTGAATTGTTCAACTCTTTTTTAAGAAATAAACCTTTTCAAACTGTTACCTCTAATGATGTTATAAGCTTTTTAGGCTCAAAAATGTACAAAGATAAGGTTACATCAACTACAGCAAATAATCTTAGAAGAAATTTAAGTTCATTCTTTACTTTTTTACAAGAATTTGACTTTATTTTAAAAAATCCAATGGCTCGGGTAAAAAAGATAAATGAAGTAAGAGAAAAGAAAAAAGCTTTTTCTGCAACAGAATTAGCAAAGATAAGAAAAGTTTTTACTAATAAAAGAGATAGAGCAATATTTGAACTGCTACTGCATAGTGGAATAAGGGTAGGAGGACTTTGTGGACTTAAATTTGATGATATAAACTTCTCTGATAAAACTCTAACAGTCTTTGAGAAAGGAAGAAAATATAGAACTGTTTATTTCAATGAAGAAGCTGAGTTTTATCTTAAAGAATATTTAGAAGAAAGACAGCATTTAGATACAAAAGAGAAGCATATTTTCGTTTCTCTTTTAAAACCATATAAAAAATTACAAATTAGTGGAGTTGAAATAATGATTAGACAAGCTGGTAAAGAAGCAGGGGTCAACAATGTCCACCCTCATAGATTTAGAAGGACTTTCGCTACTACTGCTTGGAAAAAAGGGATGTCAATAATAGATATAAAAAATCTTTTGGGGCATAAGAAATTAGATACAACACAAATTTATTTAGATGAAACAGAAGGATTAACGAAAGCTGCTTATAACAAAGTATTTTGA
- a CDS encoding N-6 DNA methylase produces MTKNESELYKEEKEKMNISIDNIVKKIQSTDQKYNYDEIFFDWIKSMFYAYCNTCNTEGYEDREDKFKRLEEKHGEKTMQMFYECHAELVMLFEEKGIDDYLGKIHHQLEVHNKMKGQFFTPFHLAKMMAETQVSDVIKKLEEGRIKITDSACGSGCLLLGLLAVLKEKGINYQKNIMIVCSDLDENAIQMAYIQLSLTGVAAKCENKNALTGETFGSWFTSGTLLF; encoded by the coding sequence ATGACTAAAAATGAATCTGAGTTATATAAAGAAGAAAAGGAAAAAATGAATATATCCATAGACAATATAGTAAAGAAGATTCAAAGTACGGATCAAAAGTACAACTATGATGAAATCTTCTTTGACTGGATAAAATCTATGTTCTATGCGTATTGCAATACTTGCAATACAGAAGGCTATGAAGATAGAGAAGATAAATTTAAAAGGTTAGAAGAGAAGCATGGAGAGAAAACTATGCAAATGTTTTACGAATGTCATGCTGAGCTAGTAATGTTATTTGAAGAAAAAGGAATTGATGATTATTTGGGGAAAATACATCATCAACTAGAAGTGCATAACAAAATGAAAGGGCAATTCTTTACGCCTTTTCACTTAGCTAAAATGATGGCAGAGACTCAAGTTTCTGATGTAATAAAGAAATTAGAAGAAGGCAGAATAAAAATAACTGACTCAGCATGCGGATCAGGTTGCTTACTGTTAGGACTGTTAGCAGTTTTGAAAGAAAAAGGAATTAACTATCAAAAGAATATAATGATAGTTTGCAGTGACTTAGATGAGAATGCTATTCAAATGGCTTATATCCAATTATCGCTTACAGGGGTTGCTGCAAAATGTGAGAATAAAAATGCACTAACAGGGGAGACATTTGGTAGCTGGTTTACTTCAGGAACTCTGCTTTTTTAG
- a CDS encoding helix-turn-helix transcriptional regulator — protein MTIGEKLKKLRGNKRQTEIAKDLGILPSAYSNYENNYRIPNDETKKKIANYYKKTVDEIFF, from the coding sequence ATGACTATAGGTGAGAAATTAAAAAAACTTAGAGGTAATAAAAGACAAACAGAAATAGCAAAAGATCTAGGAATTTTACCTTCAGCTTACTCTAACTATGAGAACAATTATAGAATTCCAAATGATGAAACAAAGAAAAAAATAGCCAACTATTATAAAAAAACAGTAGATGAAATATTTTTTTAA
- a CDS encoding helix-turn-helix domain-containing protein, with amino-acid sequence MAEIKDRILDLRIENSLTQSQMAKIFDVGISTISMWEQGQRIPRPNTLQEICDYFNVDMDYLMGRSDIRNRYQAGLKYDWENKKEEKENNIFSKLTDEELAKLEKFKNMSTVMFMNEGNDISDEDKETLATAYAEVLISQRKK; translated from the coding sequence ATGGCTGAAATTAAAGATAGAATTTTAGATCTTAGAATAGAAAATTCTTTAACACAAAGTCAAATGGCTAAAATTTTTGATGTTGGAATAAGTACTATTAGTATGTGGGAACAAGGTCAAAGAATTCCTAGACCAAATACTTTACAAGAAATATGTGATTATTTTAATGTCGATATGGACTATTTAATGGGAAGAAGTGATATTAGAAATAGATACCAAGCTGGTTTAAAATATGATTGGGAAAATAAAAAAGAAGAAAAAGAAAATAATATTTTTTCTAAATTAACAGATGAAGAATTAGCAAAATTAGAAAAATTTAAAAATATGTCTACTGTTATGTTTATGAATGAAGGGAACGATATTTCTGATGAAGATAAAGAAACATTAGCAACAGCTTATGCAGAAGTATTAATTTCACAAAGGAAGAAGTGA
- a CDS encoding ImmA/IrrE family metallo-endopeptidase: protein MTTKSIISAALKLRREYGNIYNLIRDKGIILKYVDLDSSIRGLSVDNVIFINSSISSFEKEFVIAHEVGHYEFHDDSIRQFSKIEAFKGSREETQANLFATIFLQAKYKDCDNNDEIQKIINYVWCNYLNFK, encoded by the coding sequence ATGACTACAAAGTCTATAATAAGTGCTGCTCTAAAACTTCGTAGAGAATATGGAAATATATATAATTTAATAAGAGATAAAGGAATTATATTAAAATATGTAGATTTAGATAGCAGCATTAGGGGTTTATCAGTTGATAATGTTATTTTTATCAATTCAAGTATTTCAAGTTTTGAGAAAGAATTTGTTATAGCTCATGAAGTTGGGCATTATGAATTTCATGATGATTCTATAAGACAGTTTAGCAAAATAGAAGCATTTAAAGGCTCAAGAGAAGAAACACAAGCAAATTTATTTGCTACTATATTTTTACAAGCTAAATATAAAGATTGTGATAATAATGATGAGATTCAAAAGATTATAAATTATGTTTGGTGCAATTACTTAAATTTTAAATAA
- a CDS encoding tyrosine-type recombinase/integrase, translating to MRAANGMGTVSKLSGKRRKPWLLRDNKRFNEETGKFERLVLGVFETKKEAETYRIAYFTNNLDMLEKTDIKIHKKKEKGITFEQVYNLWLKNKDVNDGTLTNYETQFKRSKKLHKMEINKINGILLQDIFYSLNLTNSTLRVLKSFWSMIFDFAILNDMCSKNYAKYLKTKTVEKGKKTSDRERVITQEELQVLWDNISNNETNKHGIIDMVLILCYTGLRISELLRVKRKDVYLNEYYFEVEKSKSKAGVRKVPIADKILDLFRARYFSKDKYLWQRLDGLEYDYDSFDNHFRILFRDLGLSYHSLHDTRHTFASLLSDNVADKDAIIKIIGHSNYKTTSDVYIHKEIKRLKKVVDEIK from the coding sequence ATGAGAGCAGCAAATGGAATGGGAACTGTTTCAAAATTATCTGGAAAAAGAAGAAAGCCATGGCTTTTAAGAGACAATAAACGATTTAATGAAGAAACAGGAAAATTTGAAAGGTTGGTCCTGGGTGTATTTGAAACTAAGAAAGAAGCCGAGACATACCGAATAGCATATTTTACAAATAACCTTGATATGCTTGAAAAGACTGATATAAAAATACATAAAAAGAAAGAAAAAGGTATTACATTTGAACAAGTCTATAATTTATGGCTAAAAAATAAAGATGTGAATGATGGAACTTTAACCAACTATGAAACACAATTTAAAAGAAGTAAAAAGTTGCATAAAATGGAAATAAATAAAATAAATGGTATTTTACTTCAAGATATTTTTTATAGTTTAAATCTGACTAACAGCACTTTAAGAGTTTTAAAAAGTTTCTGGAGTATGATATTTGATTTTGCAATATTAAATGATATGTGTAGCAAGAATTATGCTAAGTATTTAAAGACTAAGACTGTTGAAAAAGGTAAAAAGACAAGCGATAGAGAAAGAGTTATTACTCAAGAAGAATTACAAGTTTTATGGGATAATATAAGCAATAATGAAACTAACAAACATGGAATAATAGATATGGTCCTAATCCTGTGTTATACAGGACTTAGAATAAGTGAGTTATTAAGAGTAAAAAGAAAAGATGTATATTTGAATGAATATTATTTTGAAGTAGAAAAATCTAAGAGTAAAGCTGGAGTCAGAAAAGTTCCTATCGCAGATAAAATTTTAGATTTATTTAGAGCCAGATATTTCAGTAAAGATAAATATTTATGGCAAAGATTAGATGGGCTTGAATATGATTACGATTCTTTTGATAATCATTTCAGGATATTGTTTAGGGATCTAGGATTGTCTTATCATAGTTTACATGATACTAGGCATACATTTGCGAGCCTATTATCTGATAATGTAGCTGACAAAGATGCTATTATTAAAATCATTGGTCACTCAAACTATAAGACTACATCAGATGTTTATATTCACAAAGAAATTAAGAGATTAAAGAAGGTAGTTGATGAAATAAAATAA
- a CDS encoding tyrosine-type recombinase/integrase: protein MKASNGMGTIFKLKGKRRKPYIVRGPAVLTEKGYFQPLLGSFETKKEAEIFRIAYFNKNKDSVDKEVEKPLIAENKKDKKEKILFENLYDIWLKNKKPSKLTLRNLTTHFNNSKKLHKLDIKTINGIILQNILNDANLSKGTLRNLKSFWKQIFDFAILNDFCQKDYVTFLKLPTEEKGKKTSDRNRIFTTEDLQKLWNNLYNDEKDRFKIIDVILVHCYTGLRPNELLNIKIENVNLKEKYIDITKSKTKSGIRRLPIPSKIFELIKKRYDNEKEFLFTRYDGAKLLYDTYDYQFREVMIDLEIDYHTTHDCRHTFATLLSNAEIDKEIIIKLTGHSSYKITSEKYIHKVLEDYRNAIDKI from the coding sequence ATGAAAGCTAGTAATGGTATGGGTACAATCTTTAAATTAAAAGGAAAAAGAAGAAAACCTTATATAGTTAGAGGACCAGCTGTATTAACAGAAAAAGGATATTTTCAGCCATTACTTGGTAGTTTTGAAACTAAAAAAGAAGCTGAAATATTTAGAATTGCATATTTTAATAAAAATAAAGATTCAGTTGATAAAGAAGTTGAAAAACCTTTAATTGCAGAAAACAAAAAAGATAAAAAAGAAAAAATATTATTTGAAAATTTATATGATATTTGGTTAAAAAATAAAAAACCTAGCAAATTAACATTAAGAAATTTAACTACACATTTTAATAATAGCAAAAAACTACATAAATTAGATATAAAAACTATAAACGGAATAATATTACAAAATATTTTAAATGATGCTAATTTAAGTAAAGGAACTCTTAGAAATCTAAAATCTTTTTGGAAACAAATTTTTGATTTTGCAATCTTAAATGATTTTTGTCAAAAAGATTATGTTACTTTTTTAAAACTGCCAACAGAAGAAAAGGGTAAAAAAACAAGTGATAGAAATAGAATATTCACTACAGAAGATTTACAAAAATTATGGAACAATCTTTATAATGATGAAAAAGATAGATTTAAAATCATAGATGTTATTTTAGTTCATTGTTATACAGGATTGAGGCCTAATGAACTATTAAATATTAAGATTGAAAATGTAAATCTTAAAGAAAAATATATTGATATTACAAAATCAAAAACTAAATCTGGGATAAGAAGGCTTCCTATACCAAGTAAAATCTTTGAACTTATAAAAAAAAGATATGATAATGAAAAAGAATTTCTTTTTACTAGATATGATGGAGCTAAATTATTATATGATACATATGATTATCAGTTCAGAGAAGTAATGATTGATTTAGAAATAGATTACCATACAACACATGATTGTAGACACACATTTGCTACATTATTGTCAAACGCAGAAATAGATAAAGAAATAATTATAAAACTTACAGGACACAGTAGCTATAAAATAACATCTGAAAAATACATACATAAAGTACTTGAAGATTATAGAAATGCAATTGATAAAATATGA
- a CDS encoding AAA family ATPase, producing the protein MYKVICIIGKSGVGKDTLAKELMNSSNKFHFIKSYTTREVRKNDPEDIKTHTFVSEKFRNETKEEILVEYINEQKGYCSWVDKTLFDKDKINLFVIDIDAFIKLNKRKDMDIRVVYLQLSEIERERRYKNRNKEIKVPKDKHLSLEYLMVKQPEINNKIHIINTNQKTPSQIKDDVLKELSSFINI; encoded by the coding sequence ATGTATAAGGTAATTTGCATAATAGGTAAATCTGGAGTAGGAAAAGATACTTTAGCTAAAGAATTGATGAATAGCAGTAATAAATTTCATTTTATTAAAAGTTATACAACAAGAGAAGTTAGAAAAAATGATCCAGAAGATATAAAAACTCACACGTTTGTTTCTGAAAAATTTAGAAATGAAACAAAAGAAGAAATATTAGTTGAATATATAAATGAACAAAAAGGATATTGCTCTTGGGTAGATAAAACTTTATTTGATAAAGACAAAATAAATCTTTTTGTAATAGATATAGATGCTTTTATTAAATTGAATAAAAGAAAAGATATGGATATTAGAGTAGTTTATTTACAATTAAGTGAAATAGAAAGAGAAAGAAGATATAAAAATAGAAATAAAGAAATTAAAGTGCCTAAAGATAAACATTTATCATTAGAATATTTAATGGTAAAGCAACCAGAAATAAATAACAAAATACATATAATAAATACAAATCAAAAAACACCATCTCAAATAAAAGATGATGTTCTGAAAGAATTATCTAGCTTCATAAATATTTAA
- a CDS encoding ORF6N domain-containing protein, whose translation MELKKTGLVKINNYEFEGIEGGFGKNKKAISVADIAKIHKRELKEVNKLINKNRDKFKDFIDVIDLLSDKNFEVILNNLGLKTSNGQKYAYILSERGYAKLLKFMDDELSYDLYEQLLDNYFRLRQEIKQISKQDEMLLKIINSNSKEELASNMTEYQLEYVKPLELENSRKQQLIDGMTNHIKGKSQRQMINEIIRRKGINEIKERWDILYNYYEKEKHMNLSERVENYNSKQLKKKDNVNKIEYIENVICDMQTLYELAVKIFETDFASNLIEQARIIKGENK comes from the coding sequence ATGGAGTTAAAAAAAACAGGATTGGTAAAAATAAACAATTATGAATTTGAAGGAATTGAAGGCGGATTTGGAAAAAATAAAAAAGCAATCTCAGTTGCTGATATAGCAAAAATTCACAAAAGAGAATTAAAAGAAGTTAATAAATTAATAAACAAGAATAGAGATAAATTTAAAGATTTTATTGATGTTATTGATTTATTAAGCGATAAAAATTTCGAGGTGATTTTAAATAACCTTGGATTAAAAACTTCTAACGGTCAAAAATATGCTTATATATTATCTGAAAGAGGTTATGCTAAATTATTAAAATTTATGGATGATGAATTATCTTATGATTTATATGAACAATTGTTAGATAATTATTTCAGATTAAGACAAGAAATAAAACAAATATCAAAACAAGATGAAATGTTATTAAAAATAATCAATTCTAATTCAAAAGAAGAATTGGCATCTAATATGACTGAATATCAATTAGAATATGTAAAGCCTTTAGAATTAGAAAATTCAAGAAAGCAACAATTAATTGATGGAATGACAAACCATATTAAAGGTAAATCTCAAAGACAAATGATTAATGAAATAATAAGAAGAAAAGGTATTAATGAAATAAAAGAAAGATGGGATATTTTATATAATTATTATGAAAAAGAAAAACATATGAATTTATCAGAAAGAGTAGAAAATTATAATTCTAAACAACTGAAAAAGAAAGATAATGTAAATAAAATAGAATATATAGAAAATGTTATTTGTGATATGCAAACATTATATGAATTAGCAGTAAAAATATTTGAAACTGATTTTGCTAGTAATTTAATAGAACAAGCAAGAATAATAAAAGGTGAAAATAAATGA
- a CDS encoding HAD domain-containing protein: MKVIFLDMDGVVNTAGKDKYSLSLILPYDFENNKDFFYFDTRILFNFVKLLEFCKNNEIKIVISSTWRIGTTINGWNKFLYKYFRNSLRIKITDNLVIGLTNNKFNGIRGLQIGSWIDEYNTTSKDKIEKYLIIDDEIVDIEPYLPKENILKINSKDGLTEENIKEIINHFTEERKENDKSRK, encoded by the coding sequence ATGAAAGTAATTTTTTTAGACATGGATGGAGTTGTGAATACTGCTGGAAAGGATAAATATTCTTTAAGTTTAATATTACCTTATGACTTTGAAAACAATAAAGATTTTTTCTATTTTGATACAAGAATACTTTTTAATTTTGTAAAATTATTAGAATTTTGCAAAAATAATGAAATAAAAATAGTTATTTCATCAACTTGGAGAATTGGAACAACAATTAATGGTTGGAATAAATTTCTATATAAATATTTTAGAAATTCTTTAAGAATAAAAATAACTGATAATCTGGTAATAGGATTAACTAATAATAAATTTAATGGAATTAGAGGTTTGCAAATAGGTTCTTGGATAGATGAATATAATACAACTTCTAAAGATAAAATTGAAAAATATTTAATTATAGATGATGAAATTGTTGATATCGAGCCTTATTTACCAAAAGAAAATATATTAAAAATAAATTCAAAAGATGGTTTAACAGAAGAAAATATCAAAGAAATAATAAATCATTTTACTGAAGAAAGGAAAGAAAATGATAAAAGTAGAAAATAA